Proteins encoded in a region of the Streptomyces sp. PCS3-D2 genome:
- a CDS encoding roadblock/LC7 domain-containing protein: MSTVPPEAEAEILAELRRLRARVPQLTGALAASSDGFVLAQDSAAAEAEAVAALTAAALGVAQRLSDSTGQGAFRELLVRGADGYVATYAAGAAAVLTLTAEPRVNVGRLHLEARRSSVRIAELIERVLARRGSGAGPV; this comes from the coding sequence ATGAGTACGGTGCCCCCCGAGGCGGAGGCCGAGATACTCGCCGAGCTCCGCAGGCTGCGGGCCCGCGTACCCCAGCTCACCGGTGCCCTCGCCGCGAGCTCCGACGGCTTCGTCCTCGCCCAGGACAGCGCCGCCGCCGAGGCCGAGGCCGTCGCGGCACTGACCGCCGCCGCCCTCGGCGTGGCCCAGCGGCTCAGTGACAGCACCGGTCAGGGAGCGTTCCGCGAGCTGCTCGTACGCGGCGCCGACGGGTACGTGGCCACCTACGCGGCGGGCGCGGCGGCCGTCCTGACCCTGACCGCCGAGCCGCGCGTCAACGTCGGGCGCCTCCATCTGGAGGCGCGGCGCTCCAGCGTGCGCATCGCCGAACTCATCGAACGCGTGCTCGCGCGCCGGGGCTCCGGCGCCGGGCCGGTCTGA
- a CDS encoding bifunctional glycosyltransferase family 2 protein/CDP-glycerol:glycerophosphate glycerophosphotransferase: protein MPPRLSIVVPVYNVELYLDECLESIAAQTFGDFEAILVDDGSTDTSAVIAKAFAARDKRFRVVMQENAGLGAARNAGARHIHPDSEYLAFVDSDDTMPDYAYQRLIEALDETGSDFAGGNVKRFRSVGMNPSWGHRAAFARTQLRTHISRFPALVTDRTAWNKVYRRTFWDEHGFQYPEGILYEDAPVSIPAHYFASSVDILSDFVYNWRVRETGERSITQRSTDPVSLIDRVKSVRLVRESLKAKPGATYERYLRDYDHNVLSEELPLIYKYVAEGGPDFRAAFVKEVGGLVREIGTGPWSDLTVADRLKAYLAGEGRVEDFIALLNHQRDYSYSVPVKGLARPQADYPFLQGRPPVPAKILTLGTRELRVVSRLEQAAWSDGKLLLRGYALPGHLGAESRLGSRKMLVFRERGKRRRSVVSTRTVASPMATVKSPHLALRHADWAGFTAVVDPAIFQSGGKWHDGTWTTSIAVTGAGGLHRARLRGGEHDTGQNPPPFWVAPDVRIVPAVSGALTIQVETTRARGLDARPAGDDAVEIIGELSPGVDAGRLKAVHVTTGTSLEFPLETGAATAGPTPFTARVGLADLAAVPDAACEPGGWSPEPWSLSVVGADGVEHRLAHDERGGFNGLVLPLPGQSAGRALFVKRGNTGHLTLSVQPSPPLVDEVRAEDGTLTLRGRFAAPADEPYELVLHNAHGMEFSYPVTRDGDAFEATFRPVLPQPFAGRTTLPEGRWWPTLRPAAEGGTTAGLLGVDRGAPVQMCPGLLFSGPHPVTVQGRRMRIETRFHDRMALVADPLLSPHDRSRHAQRVARFETYPAQRALPVKDIVVYDTFQGYGAGDAPRAIHEELLRRGEKVEHVWLVKDGRAEVPATARAVQYNSVESWELMARARYVVTNDSVPALFQRRAGQVVVQTWHGTPIKQIGHDFVHDYYTSPEILEGLAHDSAQWSLLASPSSYATPVLKRALGYDGEVIEVGSPRTDALVKPDAQRIAEVRRRLGLPEGKKVVLYMPTWRENCEGWSGGYKLDQRIDLEQARRELGEDHVLLIRGHHHVTEQVREGVRDGFVVDVSRWPDATDLLLVADVLISDYSSAIFDFALTDRPILLFTYDLEHYRGTLRGFNFDLEEKAPGPLLADSASLIEAVRNVDAIGAEYASARAAFREEFCDLDNGDAAERVVDRMLAMGAEPAK, encoded by the coding sequence ATGCCCCCGCGCCTGAGCATCGTCGTCCCCGTCTACAACGTCGAGCTCTACCTCGACGAGTGCCTGGAATCCATCGCCGCTCAGACCTTCGGCGACTTCGAGGCCATCCTGGTGGACGACGGCTCCACGGACACCAGTGCCGTCATAGCCAAGGCCTTCGCGGCGCGTGACAAGCGCTTCCGGGTTGTCATGCAGGAGAACGCCGGTCTCGGCGCGGCCCGCAACGCCGGCGCCCGCCACATCCACCCGGACAGCGAGTACCTGGCCTTCGTCGACAGCGACGACACCATGCCGGACTACGCCTACCAGCGGCTGATCGAAGCCCTCGACGAGACGGGCTCCGACTTCGCCGGAGGCAACGTCAAGCGCTTCCGCTCGGTCGGCATGAACCCGTCGTGGGGCCACCGGGCCGCCTTCGCCAGGACGCAGTTGCGGACGCACATCTCCAGGTTCCCGGCGCTGGTCACCGACCGCACCGCCTGGAACAAGGTCTACCGGCGCACCTTCTGGGACGAGCACGGCTTCCAGTACCCGGAGGGCATCCTCTACGAGGACGCCCCCGTCAGCATCCCCGCGCACTACTTCGCCTCCAGCGTCGACATCCTCAGCGACTTCGTCTACAACTGGCGCGTCCGCGAGACCGGAGAGCGCTCCATCACCCAGCGCTCCACCGACCCGGTCTCCCTCATCGACCGCGTGAAGTCCGTCCGCCTGGTCCGCGAGTCGCTCAAGGCGAAGCCGGGCGCCACGTACGAGCGCTATCTGCGCGACTACGACCACAACGTGCTGAGCGAGGAACTCCCGCTCATCTACAAGTACGTCGCCGAGGGCGGCCCCGACTTCCGCGCCGCGTTCGTCAAGGAGGTCGGCGGTCTCGTCCGCGAGATCGGCACCGGTCCCTGGTCCGACCTGACCGTCGCGGACCGTCTCAAGGCCTACCTCGCCGGCGAAGGCCGCGTCGAGGACTTCATCGCGCTCCTGAACCACCAGCGCGACTACAGCTACAGCGTGCCGGTCAAGGGCCTCGCCCGCCCGCAGGCCGACTACCCCTTCCTGCAGGGCCGCCCGCCGGTCCCCGCCAAGATCCTCACCCTGGGCACGCGCGAGCTCCGCGTCGTCAGCCGCCTGGAGCAGGCGGCGTGGTCCGACGGCAAGCTGCTGCTGCGCGGCTACGCCCTGCCCGGCCACCTCGGTGCGGAGAGCCGCCTCGGTTCGCGCAAGATGCTGGTCTTCCGCGAGCGCGGCAAGCGGCGCCGCTCCGTCGTCAGCACTCGTACGGTCGCCTCCCCGATGGCCACCGTGAAGTCGCCGCACCTCGCCCTCCGGCACGCCGACTGGGCCGGCTTCACCGCCGTCGTCGACCCCGCGATCTTCCAGTCCGGCGGCAAGTGGCACGACGGGACGTGGACCACCTCCATCGCCGTCACCGGCGCCGGCGGCCTGCACCGTGCCCGCCTCCGCGGCGGTGAGCACGACACCGGCCAGAACCCGCCCCCGTTCTGGGTCGCCCCCGACGTCCGCATCGTCCCGGCCGTCTCCGGCGCCCTCACCATCCAGGTCGAGACGACCCGCGCCCGCGGGCTGGACGCCCGGCCCGCCGGTGACGACGCCGTCGAGATCATCGGCGAACTCTCCCCGGGGGTCGACGCCGGCCGCCTCAAGGCCGTCCACGTCACCACCGGCACCAGCCTCGAATTCCCGCTGGAGACGGGCGCCGCCACCGCCGGCCCGACCCCCTTCACCGCCCGGGTCGGGCTGGCCGACCTGGCCGCCGTACCGGATGCCGCGTGCGAGCCCGGTGGGTGGAGCCCCGAGCCGTGGAGCCTCTCCGTGGTCGGTGCCGACGGCGTCGAGCACCGCCTGGCCCACGACGAGCGCGGCGGCTTCAACGGCCTCGTCCTGCCCCTGCCCGGCCAGAGCGCGGGCCGCGCCCTGTTCGTCAAGCGCGGCAACACCGGCCACCTCACCCTCTCCGTGCAGCCCTCCCCGCCGCTCGTCGACGAGGTCCGGGCCGAGGACGGCACCCTGACCCTGCGGGGCCGTTTCGCGGCGCCCGCCGACGAGCCCTACGAGCTCGTCCTGCACAACGCGCACGGCATGGAGTTCAGCTACCCCGTCACCCGGGACGGCGACGCCTTCGAGGCCACCTTCCGGCCCGTGCTCCCCCAGCCCTTCGCCGGCCGCACCACGCTTCCCGAGGGCCGCTGGTGGCCCACGCTGCGCCCGGCCGCCGAGGGCGGCACCACCGCGGGCCTGCTCGGTGTGGACCGCGGTGCCCCGGTCCAGATGTGCCCCGGGCTCCTCTTCTCCGGTCCGCACCCGGTCACCGTCCAGGGCCGCCGGATGCGCATCGAGACCCGCTTCCACGACCGCATGGCGCTCGTCGCCGACCCGCTGCTGAGCCCGCACGACCGCTCCCGCCACGCGCAGCGCGTCGCCCGCTTCGAGACCTACCCGGCGCAGCGCGCCCTGCCGGTCAAGGACATCGTCGTCTACGACACCTTCCAGGGTTACGGCGCCGGCGACGCGCCGCGCGCCATCCACGAGGAACTGCTGCGCCGCGGCGAGAAGGTCGAGCACGTCTGGTTGGTCAAGGACGGCCGCGCCGAGGTCCCTGCGACCGCCCGCGCCGTGCAGTACAACAGCGTGGAGTCCTGGGAACTCATGGCCCGTGCCCGCTACGTCGTGACCAACGACAGCGTGCCGGCGCTGTTCCAGCGCCGCGCGGGCCAGGTGGTCGTGCAGACCTGGCACGGCACGCCGATCAAGCAGATCGGGCACGACTTCGTGCACGACTACTACACGAGCCCGGAAATCCTGGAGGGGCTCGCGCACGACAGCGCCCAGTGGTCGCTGCTGGCTTCGCCGAGCTCGTACGCGACGCCCGTGCTCAAGCGCGCCCTCGGCTACGACGGAGAGGTCATCGAGGTCGGCAGCCCGCGCACCGACGCGCTGGTGAAGCCGGACGCGCAGCGGATCGCCGAGGTCCGGCGCCGGCTCGGCCTGCCCGAGGGCAAGAAGGTCGTCCTCTACATGCCCACCTGGCGCGAGAACTGCGAGGGCTGGTCCGGCGGCTACAAGCTCGACCAGCGGATCGACCTGGAGCAGGCCCGCCGCGAGCTCGGCGAGGACCACGTCCTGCTGATCCGGGGCCACCACCACGTCACCGAGCAGGTCCGCGAGGGCGTTCGTGACGGTTTCGTCGTCGACGTGTCCCGCTGGCCCGACGCCACCGACCTGCTGCTGGTCGCCGACGTACTGATCTCGGACTACTCCTCCGCGATCTTCGACTTCGCGCTCACCGACCGGCCGATCCTGCTCTTCACGTACGACCTGGAGCACTACCGCGGCACGCTGCGCGGCTTCAACTTCGACCTGGAGGAGAAGGCCCCCGGCCCGCTGCTGGCCGACTCGGCGAGTCTGATCGAGGCCGTGCGCAACGTGGACGCGATCGGAGCCGAGTACGCCTCGGCGCGGGCTGCGTTCCGCGAGGAGTTCTGCGACCTGGACAACGGCGACGCCGCCGAGCGGGTCGTCGACCGGATGCTCGCCATGGGCGCGGAGCCCGCGAAGTAG